One stretch of Suricata suricatta isolate VVHF042 chromosome 13, meerkat_22Aug2017_6uvM2_HiC, whole genome shotgun sequence DNA includes these proteins:
- the RANBP6 gene encoding ran-binding protein 6 isoform X3: protein MAAAGSAGVPVTVSGKQEFYQLLKNLINPSCMVRRQAEEIYENIPGSSPTSEGCSLYYTWTDGY from the exons ATGGCTGCGGCCGGGTCTGCCGGGGTACCGGTCACCGTGTCGGGAAAGCAAGAGTTTTACCAGCTTCTTAAGAACCTGATCAATCCAAGCTGTATGGTGCGGAGGCAGGCAGAAGAAATCTATGAAAACATTCCAG gATCCTCACCCACGAGTGAGGGCTGCAGCCTGTACTACACTTGGACAGATGGCTACTGA